Proteins encoded together in one Streptomyces sp. B1I3 window:
- a CDS encoding thiol-disulfide oxidoreductase DCC family protein, which produces MPQRSVIPVLVYDGDCAFCTTSVNYLMRRLRPKLTVTPWQFTDLDALGVTRRRAQHELLYISPSGTVYGGAQAVAKLLLRAGGIWVWPGGVLTLPPVRWIAHGIYRIIATRRDRMPGGSPACAMPTEHRPG; this is translated from the coding sequence ATGCCCCAGCGATCTGTAATCCCGGTGCTGGTCTACGACGGTGACTGCGCCTTCTGTACCACCTCGGTGAACTACCTGATGCGGCGATTGCGGCCCAAGTTGACCGTCACCCCCTGGCAGTTCACAGACCTCGACGCTCTCGGTGTGACTCGGCGGAGAGCTCAGCACGAACTTCTGTACATCTCGCCGTCAGGAACGGTGTACGGCGGCGCGCAGGCCGTCGCCAAGCTCCTGCTCCGCGCGGGCGGCATCTGGGTCTGGCCCGGAGGGGTGCTCACCCTGCCACCGGTCCGCTGGATCGCCCACGGCATTTACCGGATCATCGCTACCCGACGTGACCGGATGCCCGGCGGCTCACCGGCCTGCGCGATGCCGACCGAACACCGACCGGGCTGA